The following proteins come from a genomic window of bacterium:
- a CDS encoding histidine kinase encodes MSADEELRRCRDLLGRLSSELALAEERERRVLAEHLHDHVGQGLAHLRQRLLALRDRVQFSGLEEDLNELVDLSARIIQSTRTLSFDLSPPVLYDLGLAEALDWLAERHDGQNGARVTFLCHGRRDCALPRDRRVLVYTSVRELLINSLTHGAPHRVVLLLSGDAEGVTAEVKDDGRGFEPRELSARGRPEGYGLFSIRERAAALGGFFEIRSGAGLGARATMRIPREKGSA; translated from the coding sequence TTGAGCGCCGACGAGGAGCTGCGCCGCTGTCGCGACCTGCTGGGGCGCCTCTCCTCGGAACTGGCCCTGGCCGAGGAACGCGAGCGCCGCGTCCTGGCGGAGCATCTCCATGACCACGTGGGACAGGGTCTGGCCCATTTGCGGCAGAGGCTGCTCGCCCTGCGCGACCGTGTCCAGTTCAGCGGCCTGGAGGAGGACCTGAACGAACTGGTGGACCTCAGCGCGCGCATCATCCAGTCCACCCGCACGCTCAGCTTCGACCTCAGCCCGCCCGTCCTCTACGACCTGGGCCTGGCCGAGGCGCTGGATTGGCTGGCCGAGCGGCACGACGGCCAGAACGGCGCCCGCGTCACCTTCCTTTGCCATGGTCGGCGGGACTGCGCCCTGCCCCGCGACCGGCGCGTCCTGGTCTACACCTCGGTGCGGGAACTCCTGATCAACAGCCTCACGCACGGAGCGCCCCATCGCGTGGTACTGCTGCTCAGCGGCGACGCGGAGGGCGTGACGGCGGAGGTGAAGGACGACGGCCGGGGCTTCGAGCCGCGGGAGCTGTCCGCCCGCGGCCGGCCGGAGGGCTACGGCCTCTTCAGCATCCGCGAGCGCGCCGCCGCCCTGGGCGGCTTCTTCGAGATCCGGTCCGGCGCCGGCCTGGGCGCCCGCGCCACCATGCGCA